From Bacilli bacterium PM5-9:
ATTTAAAACTACATCTGAGACTATTTCTAATTTATTTCCATTACGATAACTAGAAAAACTCACTACTTTTTTTCCTTCTAATTGAAATTCAAATACTTTTATAAATCCATTAATACATGCTATTTTAAAATACTCATTACTATCAACAACTATTACTCCACTTTCCAAATTATGTGAAGTTGTTTCAAATGAAAAACTATGAAACTTTATTTTTTTATCATTTAAGATTGCATAACATCCCGGTATTTTAATTAAACCTCTCATATGATTGTAAACATCAATAACTTCTCTATTAAAATCAATATATTCAAATGATCTTTCAATATTATGTGAGTATGTAACAAGGTTTTTATCTTGTTGAATAGCTTTAATATTATCATTAAAAATATCTGGTAATGTTTTAATTAATAAATTTGCACCATCAACCATTAATTTATCACTTAAAGTTGAAGTTGTATCATTTATATCAATCATAACTTTAGATTGTGAAATTA
This genomic window contains:
- a CDS encoding methionyl-tRNA formyltransferase (product_source=KO:K00604; cath_funfam=3.10.25.10,3.40.50.170; cog=COG0223; ko=KO:K00604; pfam=PF00551,PF02911; superfamily=50486,53328; tigrfam=TIGR00460), which produces MKNKRILYMGTTSFSAYILEQLIISKFNIVGLVSQPDRRIGRKKEIKMTPTKEIALQNQIRVYGFENINDNYDVIKELEPDIIITCAYGQKINLDILEIPKYKSINVHASLLPKYRGGAPIHYAIINGEKETGNTIMYMEEGLDTGDIISQSKVMIDINDTTSTLSDKLMVDGANLLIKTLPDIFNDNIKAIQQDKNLVTYSHNIERSFEYIDFNREVIDVYNHMRGLIKIPGCYAILNDKKIKFHSFSFETTSHNLESGVIVVDSNEYFKIACINGFIKVFEFQLEGKKVVSFSSYRNGNKLEIVSDVVLNKGDNYAN